One Miscanthus floridulus cultivar M001 unplaced genomic scaffold, ASM1932011v1 fs_72_2_3, whole genome shotgun sequence DNA window includes the following coding sequences:
- the LOC136532853 gene encoding uncharacterized protein produces MKPTTSAAAAAAAAVTTDDPSPSPSDSTSATFTVDRRGDASASCRWTLPDFPRTRARTFYSRYFEVGGFDCRLLLYPRGDSQALPGYLSLYLQVLDPKTPVSSSSSTTTTTSSKWDCFLSYRLSVVHPTDPAKSLGRDSWHRFSSKKRSHGWCDFAPSSSAAILFQPHDALVIAADISVLSEAASFADADGRFTWKVLNFGLFREMIRTQKIMSPAFFPAAASAGGTDCGLRISVYQSNVSGAEHLSVCLESKEPVVQVASGSSASALTSGGTGSGVPDGDRGCWCLFRISILNQRSGGSHIHKDSYGRFGADSASLGWGEYIKMDEFLAADSGYLVDGAVVFSASVHVIKESNSFTRSLPMVPGICGASGGRAGARKSDGHFGKFVWRIESFTRLKELLKKRKIVGLCIKSRRFQVGNRDCRIIVYPRGQSQPPCHLSVFLEVTDPRNTTTEWSCFVSHRLSVINQKVEEKSITKESQNRYSKSAKDWGWREFVTLTSLFDQDAGFLVQDTVVFSAEVLILKETATMQELTDEDSEICSSTYGCQIEALPKRPSFTWKVENFLSFKEIMESRKIFSKFFQAGGCELRIGVYESFDTICIYLESDQSSGYDPDKNFWVHYKMAIVNQKNSAKTVCKESSICTKTWNNSVLQFMKTSDMVDTDAGFLVRDTVIFTCEIIDCCPWFDFSDLEVWASDDDQDELSTDPDELVDSEDSEDMSGDEEDIFRSLLSRAGFSLTYEDNYTQPQVTLREKILTDATAIAGFLTGLRVYLDNPAKVKRMLLPTKVSTKSGGKKDASKCDSSSSSTSLISLLMGVSALKQAIIDLLLDIMVECCQPSEESDSSASTKASPDSNGASSPPELSVEGELTDCACNDVYARVESNSDDIRDSPAMRNTDLAATEIAVNNLEHSCFPPETSAADLPADEGLELASWSKWPEQSEELLGLIVNSLRALDSAVPHGCSEPRRRPQAVRKIALVLEKAPKQLQQDLISLVPKLVDGSEHSLAACALLDHLQKPDAEPSLRLPVFGALSELELESGIWKQASVHALELLSDSNDEPLVAAITYVLKAASQCQHLSVAVRAVRLRLKDLGTEVPHCVLDFLSKTIQTQPDVAEAILKDIDSDCEPENNCLSSTSPCSTCSTDGLSAEGMYSWQEQAVHGRSHLSDVFALIEMLSMPGLFVEVAQVFERALLRGSFGLQLVAMVLERRHSYRSSSKSGSVVNDSQNKQVLLDGQFEPLSVQENDFTSVLALGEVLSLSTETKVQDFVRMLYAIIFKIYAEDHYRYRILKGLVDRATNTSDNCRAVDIDMDVLVFLVKEEYGIARPVLNMMREVAEVAQADRANLWHQICATEDENIRLREDMEMEQTNFTNEKIALNQQRTELEATNGGLRSELKAERDRFTREKKALSDQMREIENQLEWVRSEKGDQIAKLSAEKRNLHDRLNDAESQLSLVKARKREELKKVTKEKNTLAERLKNAEASRKRFDDELKRYAAETQTREEIRKSLENEVRRLTQTVGQTEGEKKEKEEQITRCEAYIDGMESKLQVCQQYIRTLETSLQEEMARHAPLYGVGVESLSLDELEALANIHEQSLRQIKAIQQRKGSSHLLGGPALSHIPALFSSPPSVAVGPPASRIPTSPMAPNGAGIHGNGQLNGATGRWFNPS; encoded by the exons ATGAAGCCCACCActtccgccgcggcggcggcggcggcggcggtcaccACCGATGACCCTTCCCCTTCGCCGTCCGACTCCACGTCGGCGACGTTCACGGTCGACCGCCGCGGGGACGCCTCCGCCTCCTGCCGGTGGACGCTCCCGGACTTCCCCCGCACCCGCGCCCGCACCTTCTACAGCCGGTACTTCGAGGTCGGCGGCTTCGACTGCCGCCTCCTCCTCTACCCGCGCGGCGACTCGCAGGCGCTGCCGGGGTACCTCTCCCTCTACCTACAGGTCCTCGACCCCAAAACCCcggtgtcgtcgtcgtcatccacCACGACAACCACCTCCTCCAAATGGGACTGCTTCCTCAGCTACCGCCTCTCCGTCGTGCACCCCACCGATCCCGCCAAGTCGCTGGGCCGCGATTCCTGGCACCGATTCTCGTCCAAGAAGCGCTCCCACGGCTGGTGCGATTTTgcgccctcctcctccgccgccatcCTCTTCCAGCCCCACGACGCCCTCGTCATTGCTGCTGACATATCTGTGCTCTCCGAGGCGGCCTCCTTCGCCGATGCCGACGGTCGTTTTACCTGGAAGGTGCTGAATTTTGGCCTCTTCCGAGAAATGATCCGCACACAGAAGATCATGAGCCCTGCATTCTTCCCTGCCGCTGCCTCTGCTGGCGGGACTGACTGCGGGCTCCGGATTAGCGTCTATCAGAGCAATGTCTCTGGCGCAGAGCATTTATCTGTTTGTCTGGAAAGCAAGGAGCCCGTTGTGCAGGTAGCATCTGGGTCATCGGCATCGGCATTGACATCAGGTGGTACAGGGAGTGGTGTGCCAGATGGTGATCGCGGGTGCTGGTGTCTTTTCCGCATTTCGATCCTTAATCAGAGGTCTGGTGGGAGCCATATCCACAAGGACTCGTATGGTCGGTTTGGGGCGGACAGTGCCAGTCTAGGTTGGGGAGAATACATCAAGATGGATGAGTTTTTGGCTGCTGATAGCGGATACCTGGTAGATGGGGCTGTGGTGTTTAGTGCCTCAGTGCATGTCATAAAAGAGTCAAACTCATTCACTCGGAGCTTGCCAATGGTTCCCGGAATATGTGGTGCTAGTGGTGGGCGTGCTGGGGCTAGGAAGTCAGATGGACACTTTGGGAAGTTTGTGTGGAGGATTGAAAGCTTCACAAGACTCAAGGAGCTTCTCAAAAAGCGCAAGATCGTGGGTCTATGTATCAAAAGCAGACGGTTTCAAGTTGGGAATCGAGACTGCCGTATTATTGTTTATCCACGGG GGCAGTCTCAACCACCATGCCACCTGTCAGTGTTTCTGGAAGTTACAGATCCCCGAAATACAACTACTGAATGGAGTTGCTTTGTGAGCCATCGTCTCTCTGTCATCAACCAAAAAGTGGAGGAGAAGTCGATCACGAAAGAGTCTCAGAATCGTTACTCTAAGTCAGCGAAAGATTGGGGTTGGCGCGAATTTGTGACATTAACTAGCCTCTTTGATCAGGATGCAGGTTTTCTCGTGCAGGATACTGTTGTGTTTTCAGCCGAGGTTCTCATTCTGAAGGAAACAGCAACTATGCAAGAGCTTACCGATGAAGATTCTGAAATATGCAGTTCAACTTATGGATGTCAGATTGAAGCTTTACCAAAGCGGCCATCATTCACATGGAAAGTGGAAAATTTCTTGTCTTTTAAGGAGATTATGGAGTCCAGAAAGATTTTTAGTAAATTTTTTCAGGCTGGGGGTTGTGAGCTGCGGATAG GTGTATATGAGTCGTTTGATACGATCTGCATATACTTGGAGAGTGATCAGTCATCTGGGTATGATCCTGATAAGAACTTTTGGGTACATTATAAAATGGCTATAGTTAATCAGAAGAATTCTGCAAAAACTGTGTGCAAGGAATCTTCAATCTGCACGAAAACATGGAATAATTCTGTTCTCCAGTTTATGAAGACTTCGGACATGGTTGACACTGATGCTGGCTTTCTTGTTCGGGACACTGTTATTTTCACTTGTGAAATCATAGACTGTTGCCCATGGTTTGATTTCTCTGATCTTGAG GTTTGGGCCTCAGATGATGACCAGGATGAATTGTCGACAGATCCTGATGAACTTGTTGATTCTGAAGATAGCGAAGATATGAGTGGTGATGAGGAGGATATTTTCCGGAGCCTCCTCTCGAGAGCTGGATTTTCTCTTACATACGAAGATAACTATACTCAACCACAGGTTACTTTAAGAGAGAAAATTCTAACAGATGCTACTGCGATAGCTGGATTCCTTACTGGTCTGCGTGTTTATCTGGATAACCCAGCAAAAGTTAAGCGTATGCTTCTTCCAACCAAAGTATCCACCAAGAGTGGTGGAAAGAAAGATGCTTCAAAGTGTGATTCAAGCTCAAGCTCCACAAGTCTCATTAGCTTGCTGATGGGGGTTAGTGCCTTGAAGCAGGCTATCATAGATTTGCTTCTAGATATAATGGTTGAGTGTTGCCAACCTTCAGAAGAAAGTGATTCCTCAGCAAGCACTAAAGCTTCTCCTGATTCAAATGGGGCTAGCTCTCCACCAGAGCTTAGCGTTGAAGGTGAACTAACAGATTGTGCATGCAATGATGTGTATGCGAGGGTGGAATCTAATAGTGATGATATTCGAGATAGTCCTGCAATGCGTAATACAGATTTGGCTGCAACTGAGATCGCTGTAAATAATCTAGAACATTCCTGTTTTCCTCCAGAAACATCTGCTGCTGATTTGCCAGCAGATGAAGGCCTCGAGCTGGCTTCCTGG TCAAAATGGCCAGAGCAATCAGAGGAACTGTTAGGGTTGATTGTTAATTCATTGAGGGCATTGGACAGCGCTGTCCCACATGGATGCAGTGAACCAAGAAGGCGGCCCCAGGCTGTCCGAAAGATTGCACTTGTCCTCGAGAAAGCTCCAAAACAGCTCCAGCAAGATTTGATTTCCCTTGTACCAAAGTTGGTGGATGGTTCGGAACACTCCCTTGCAGCTTGTGCCCTGTTAGATCATCTTCAAAAGCCAGATGCAGAGCCTTCATTGAGATTGCCA GTTTTTGGTGCTCTTTCTGAGTTAGAACTTGAAAGTGGTATCTGGAAACAGGCATCTGTTCATGCACTTGAATTATTGTCTGACTCAAATGATGAGCCTCTTGTAGCTGCCATTACTTATGTTCTTAAGGCGGCATCACAGTGTCAGCATCTTTCTGTAGCG GTTAGAGCTGTTAGATTGAGATTGAAAGATTTGGGAACTGAAGTTCCACATTGCGTGCTTGACTTTTTGTCTAAAACAATTCAAACCCAGCCAGATGTAGCTGAAGCTatattgaaggatattgattctGATTGTGAGCCTGAAAACAACTGCCTATCATCAACATCGCCTTGTAGTACTTGTTCTACAGATGGGCTTTCAGCTGAAGGGATGTATTCTTGGCAAGAGCAAGCTGTGCATGGAAGAAGTCATCTATCAGATGTTTTTGCACTGATAGAAATGTTATCAATGCCTGGATTATTTGTTGAAGTCGCACAGGTTTTTGAGAGGGCTTTATTGCGAGGGTCCTTTGGTCTACAATTAGTAGCCATGGTGCTGGAAAGAAGACATTCTTACAGGTCAAGTTCAAAGTCTGGGTCTGTTGTGAATGATTCACAGAACAAACAAGTTCTGTTAGATGGGCAGTTTGAACCTTTATCTGTCCAAGAAAATGATTTCACTTCAGTCCTTGCACTTGGTGAGGTATTATCTCTATCTACAGAAACGAAGGTTCAAGATTTTGTGCGGATGCTTTACGCTATCATATTTAAGATCTATGCCGAGGATCATTATAGATATAGAATTCTTAAGGGCCTTGTTGATCGAGCAACAAATACATCAGATAACTGCCGAGCAGTTGACATCGATATGGATGTCTTGGTATTTCTTGTTAAGGAGGAGTATGGGATCGCGAGACCTGTTTTGAACATGATGCGTGAGGTTGCTGAAGTTGCTCAGGCTGACCGTGCAAATCTTTGGCACCAAATATGTGCTACTGAAGATGAAAATATTCGTCTTCGAGAGGACATGGAAATGGAGCAAACAAATTTCACCAACGAAAAGATTGCACTAAACCAACAGCGAACTGAGTTGGAGGCAACTAATGGCGGTCTAAGG TCTGAGCTAAAAGCTGAGAGGGATCGTTTTACTCGTGAGAAGAAGGCATTATCCGATCAGATGCGAGAGATTGAGAATCAGTTGGAATGGGTGCGATCAGAGAAAGGTGATCAGATTGCAAAGCTCTCTGCTGAAAAGAGGAATCTTCATGATCGTCTTAATGATGCAGAGTCACAACTCTCCTTGGTGAAAGCACGGAAACGTGAAGAATTAAAG AAAGTGACAAAGGAGAAAAATACATTAGCAGAACGGCTGAAGAATGCTGAAGCTTCAAGGAAAAGGTTTGACGATGAATTAAAACGTTATGCAGCTGAAACACAGACTCGTGAAGAAATTCGAAAATCACTTGAGAATGAAGTGAGAAGGCTGACACAGACAGTTGGGCAAACAGAgggagaaaaaaaggaaaaagaagagcAAATTACTCGTTGTGAAGCATACATTGATGGCATGGAATCCAAACTGCAAGTTTGCCAG CAATACATTCGGACACTTGAAACGTCACTCCAAGAAGAGATGGCCCGGCATGCTCCACTATATGGTGTTGGCGTCGAATCATTGTCGTTGGATGAGCTGGAGGCACTTGCAAACATCCACGAGCAGAGTTTAAGGCAGATCAAAGCTATCCAGCAAAGGAAAGGTAGCAGCCATCTCTTGGGTGGCCCTGCCCTTTCTCACATCCCCGCCTTATTCTCCTCGCCTCCTTCAGTGGCAGTTGGCCCTCCGGCTTCACGGATCCCCACATCCCCAATGGCACCCAACGGTGCAGGGATCCATGGGAATGGGCAACTGAACGGTGCGACGGGCCGCTGGTTCAATCCGAGCTGA